In the Ruminococcus sp. OA3 genome, one interval contains:
- a CDS encoding response regulator, protein MNGREVEQEDAVSKKIYWSGTVILLGLLLLFLIVMLFSNNKLASQIRLLTEHPFTVNGDISDVKTDLALMRIRTERLQSYNQAADIKIVEAALNDLYTDIEGLISEIDALYLGPDEDIDELSDTYKAISEGQRHLLRFAALPDSTNDTIAEYEEEHLYPLYEKFEKSAERILTYVRNTQQSIFTSADHMSKLTVVWAFVIFFVMSIALLFFQSSVRKINLRLYQKNCQFEILSDTVDEAFLIFGTEEIECDFVSNRTGKVLGLSADRLRKDRTLIYQYMSKETAEEIHREIYSGMKESWDKVIEYYDPRSTEPHWLQVCFYRISSQTEIKYIMTLTDRTEEHRANLVLQDALVNAQNANNAKRDFLSHMSHEIRTPMNAIIGMTTIAAASTQTPRRVEDCLEKISYSSKHLLMLINDVLDMSRIESNRIKIRKEPFELYQFLNSFVSVIFPQASSKGLEFIEKTTDFTEHTTYLGDALRLNQILLNLVSNAVKFTPGGGKVNLEVKRLPSRGRKSWIRFVVSDTGIGMSKDALGRLYTPFEQADASIAQKYGGTGLGMPITQNLVSLMGGYIDVKSRPDEGTTFTVELPFEQSEVDLQPFHEKTLESLHALVADDEQDICEHTILLLNKMKINAEWVLSGNEAVELVISAQESGQGFDVCFIDWKMPDLDGVETTRLIREKVGWNTPIIIISAYDWTDIEEEARAAGADAFISKPLFQSSIYNVIVGVTNGAFGMAESNEKTMGDFLSGKRLLLAEDNALNMEIAVTLLEMNGAAVEGVVNGAEAVERFLQTEPGYFDAILMDVQMPVMDGCEAARCIRNCARADAISIPIIATTANAFAEDVSIVLAAGMNAHISKPLDMGQLCTMLSRLCDNTDD, encoded by the coding sequence ATGAATGGACGGGAAGTAGAACAGGAGGATGCGGTAAGCAAAAAGATATACTGGTCAGGCACGGTCATATTACTTGGACTGTTACTGCTTTTTTTGATTGTTATGCTTTTCAGCAACAACAAATTGGCATCACAGATCAGGCTGCTTACGGAGCATCCATTTACTGTAAATGGAGACATCAGCGATGTAAAGACTGATCTGGCGCTTATGCGTATCCGAACGGAACGGCTGCAGTCCTATAATCAGGCTGCGGACATAAAAATTGTTGAGGCGGCACTGAATGACCTCTATACAGACATAGAGGGATTGATCAGTGAGATTGACGCTTTATACCTGGGGCCGGACGAAGACATAGACGAGCTCAGTGACACTTATAAGGCTATCAGTGAGGGGCAGAGGCATCTCCTTCGATTTGCTGCACTGCCGGATTCTACGAATGATACGATTGCTGAATATGAAGAGGAACATCTCTACCCTCTCTACGAAAAATTTGAAAAGAGTGCAGAGAGGATATTGACATATGTACGAAATACACAGCAGAGTATTTTCACTTCTGCGGATCACATGAGTAAGTTAACGGTTGTGTGGGCATTTGTCATTTTCTTTGTGATGTCAATAGCACTGCTCTTTTTTCAGTCATCAGTCAGAAAGATTAATCTTCGGCTTTACCAGAAAAACTGCCAGTTCGAGATTCTTTCTGATACGGTAGATGAGGCATTTCTGATCTTTGGGACGGAGGAGATAGAATGTGATTTTGTTTCAAACAGAACAGGTAAAGTTTTGGGTCTGTCTGCTGACCGACTGCGGAAAGACCGTACACTGATCTACCAGTATATGAGTAAAGAAACAGCAGAGGAAATACACAGGGAAATATATTCAGGGATGAAAGAATCCTGGGATAAGGTGATCGAATATTATGATCCGCGTAGTACAGAACCTCATTGGCTGCAGGTGTGCTTCTATCGGATCAGCAGTCAAACAGAAATAAAATATATTATGACCCTGACTGACCGTACGGAAGAACATCGTGCAAATCTCGTCCTGCAGGATGCGCTGGTAAATGCACAGAATGCCAATAACGCAAAGCGTGATTTTCTTTCCCACATGAGCCATGAGATTCGTACACCGATGAATGCGATCATAGGTATGACGACAATCGCTGCCGCATCTACTCAGACCCCCCGCAGGGTGGAGGACTGCCTGGAGAAAATCAGTTATTCTTCCAAGCATCTGCTCATGCTCATTAACGATGTGCTGGATATGTCAAGAATTGAGAGCAACCGCATAAAGATTAGAAAAGAACCATTTGAACTATACCAGTTCCTTAATTCTTTCGTCTCTGTTATTTTTCCACAGGCAAGCAGCAAGGGGCTGGAATTTATTGAAAAAACAACTGATTTTACAGAACATACAACGTATCTTGGAGATGCCCTGAGGCTCAATCAGATTCTTTTGAATCTGGTTTCAAATGCCGTCAAATTTACGCCCGGCGGAGGAAAAGTAAACCTGGAAGTGAAACGTCTGCCATCCCGCGGCAGGAAAAGCTGGATTCGTTTTGTTGTATCGGATACCGGAATCGGGATGAGTAAAGACGCGCTGGGGCGTCTTTATACACCGTTCGAACAGGCAGATGCATCGATTGCACAAAAATACGGAGGTACCGGACTTGGCATGCCCATTACGCAGAATCTGGTATCGCTGATGGGTGGATACATTGACGTTAAGAGCAGGCCTGATGAGGGTACAACATTTACTGTGGAATTGCCATTTGAGCAAAGTGAAGTCGATCTACAGCCGTTTCATGAGAAAACACTGGAATCTCTTCATGCCCTTGTGGCTGACGATGAACAGGACATCTGTGAGCATACGATATTACTGCTGAACAAGATGAAGATTAATGCGGAGTGGGTCCTCAGCGGAAACGAAGCGGTTGAGCTGGTGATTTCAGCTCAGGAGTCGGGACAGGGGTTTGACGTCTGCTTCATTGACTGGAAGATGCCGGACCTGGACGGTGTGGAGACTACACGGCTTATCAGGGAAAAGGTAGGGTGGAATACTCCCATTATTATCATCTCAGCGTACGACTGGACTGACATTGAAGAAGAGGCGCGTGCGGCTGGAGCTGATGCTTTTATCTCCAAACCTCTGTTCCAGTCCTCGATCTACAACGTGATCGTAGGGGTCACAAACGGAGCTTTTGGCATGGCAGAGTCAAATGAAAAAACAATGGGAGACTTTCTTTCTGGAAAGCGGCTTTTGCTGGCGGAGGATAACGCGCTGAATATGGAAATTGCCGTGACACTGCTGGAAATGAATGGGGCAGCAGTGGAAGGGGTTGTGAATGGTGCGGAAGCTGTGGAACGTTTTCTGCAGACAGAACCGGGCTATTTCGATGCTATTTTGATGGATGTTCAGATGCCGGTCATGGATGGCTGTGAGGCAGCCAGATGTATCCGAAACTGTGCACGCGCAGACGCAATTAGTATTCCGATCATCGCAACAACAGCCAATGCCTTCGCTGAGGACGTTTCCATTGTGCTGGCTGCAGGGATGAATGCCCATATCAGTAAGCCGCTTGATATGGGACAGCTTTGCACCATGCTTTCCCGGCTGTGTGATAATACTGATGACTAA
- a CDS encoding flavodoxin domain-containing protein, giving the protein MKRLVVYQSGTGFTRQYAMWIADALSCRAVDLKQTTENMIREHEQVIFGGWIMGNMIRGLDKINKMNPGHLYVFAVGSTPDDIVDTVEIKELNHLGDTPFFYMPGGFRFEQLNFMTRRMLKILKRSAAKKENKNPQEQYMANALGTSFDHSDKKYTEPLLACCLKDSSPV; this is encoded by the coding sequence ATGAAAAGATTAGTAGTGTATCAGAGCGGGACCGGTTTCACCAGGCAGTATGCCATGTGGATCGCAGATGCATTGAGCTGCAGGGCGGTGGATTTAAAACAGACAACAGAAAATATGATAAGAGAGCATGAGCAGGTGATCTTTGGCGGCTGGATCATGGGAAATATGATTCGGGGTCTGGATAAAATAAATAAAATGAATCCGGGGCACCTGTATGTGTTTGCAGTCGGCTCAACTCCGGATGACATTGTAGATACGGTTGAGATAAAGGAGCTGAATCATCTTGGGGATACCCCGTTTTTCTATATGCCCGGGGGATTTCGTTTTGAGCAGCTGAATTTTATGACACGGAGAATGCTGAAAATATTGAAAAGATCAGCTGCTAAAAAGGAAAACAAAAACCCTCAGGAACAATATATGGCGAATGCGCTTGGAACATCTTTTGATCACTCGGATAAAAAGTACACGGAACCTCTGCTGGCGTGCTGTTTGAAGGATAGCTCCCCTGTCTGA
- a CDS encoding MarR family transcriptional regulator yields MKYIYEDMQKNPVDFGEMDNSFFLIGLLNQFVNRFQVAGDRFFKDISWKQCFVLICIRFFENPPTLKELSELMGSSHQNIKQMLLKLERAGYIEFIPDESDKRKRRIVLTEKTHRFTEEHDAPSSAFMEQLFQNVERENLEITVKTIMKLDEQLKRMKV; encoded by the coding sequence ATGAAATATATATACGAAGATATGCAGAAGAACCCGGTAGATTTCGGTGAGATGGATAACAGCTTTTTCCTGATCGGGCTACTGAATCAGTTTGTAAACCGGTTTCAGGTAGCAGGGGACCGTTTTTTTAAGGATATCAGCTGGAAACAGTGCTTTGTACTGATCTGTATCCGTTTCTTTGAAAATCCGCCGACGCTTAAAGAGCTGTCGGAACTGATGGGGAGTTCACATCAGAACATCAAGCAGATGCTACTTAAACTGGAGAGGGCAGGATATATAGAGTTTATTCCTGATGAATCTGACAAGAGAAAGCGCAGGATAGTTCTCACAGAAAAAACACACCGCTTTACCGAGGAACATGATGCACCCAGTTCGGCGTTTATGGAGCAGCTGTTTCAGAACGTTGAGAGAGAAAATCTGGAAATCACGGTAAAGACGATCATGAAACTTGATGAACAGCTGAAACGTATGAAAGTATGA